The following are encoded together in the Triticum dicoccoides isolate Atlit2015 ecotype Zavitan chromosome 6B, WEW_v2.0, whole genome shotgun sequence genome:
- the LOC119322671 gene encoding senescence-specific cysteine protease SAG39-like produces the protein MAISKALIIGLLGCLCFYSSVLAAREINDDLSMVARHESWMMQYNRVYKDTTEKAYRFEVFKDNVGFIESFNAENHKFYLGINQFTDLTNDEFKGTKANKGYKPSLQRVPTRFRYKNLSLDALPATVDWRTKGAVTPIKDQGQCGCCWAFSAVAATEGIVKLKTGKLISLSEQELVDCDVHGQDQGCEGGLMDDAFKFIIKNGGLTTESNYPYTAADDKCKSGTNDAATIKSYEDVPANNEGALMQAVASQPVSVAVDGGDMTFQFYKGGVMTGSCGTDLDHGIAAIGYGKTSDGTKYWLLKNSWGTTWGENGYLRMEKDITDKRGMCGLAMEPSYPTA, from the exons ATGGCCATCTCAAAAGCTTTGATCATTGGCCTCCTCGGATGCCTTTGCTTCTACAGTTCGGTCCTAGCAGCTCGCGAGATCAATGATGACTTATCGATGGTGGCAAGGCATGAGAGCTGGATGATGCAGTACAACCGTGTGTACAAAGACACTACTGAGAAGGCATACCGATTTGAGGTCTTCAAGGACAATGTCGGGTTCATCGAGTCGTTTAACGCCGAGAATCACAAGTTCTATTTGGGCATCAATCAGTTCACCGACCTCACCAACGATGAGTTCAAGGGGACAAAGGCTAACAAGGGGTACAAACCAAGCTTGCAACGGGTTCCTACCAGATTCAGGTACAAGAATCTAAGTCTCGATGCACTTCCGGCAACCGTAGATTGGAGGACCAAAGGTGCAGTCACTCCCATCAAGGACCAGGGCCAATGTG GTTGTTGTTGGGCATTTTCTGCGGTCGCTGCTACAGAGGGCATCGTTAAACTCAAAACTGGCAAGCTTATCTCACTGTCAGAGCAAGAGTTGGTggattgtgatgtccatggtcaagaCCAAGGTTGTGAAGGAGGTCTCATGGATGATGCCTTTAAGTTCATAATCAAGAATGGTGGTCTCACCACCGAGTCCAACTACCCATATACCGCGGCAGATGACAAGTGCAAGAGTGGAACCAATGATGCCGCAACCATCAAAAGCTATGAGGATGTTCCAGCCAACAATGAGGGAGCGCTCATGCAAGCCGTCGCAAGTCAACCTGTCTCGGTAGCTGTAGATGGAGGAGATATGACGTTCCAGTTTTACAAAGGTGGAGTAATGACGGGATCATGTGGCACTGATCTAGACCATGGAATTGCAGCTATTGGTTATGGCAAGACGAGCGATGGCACAAAGTATTGGTTGTTGAAGAACTCATGGGGAACAACATGGGGCGAGAACGGATATTTACGAATGGAGAAGGACATTACCGACAAGAGGGGCATGTGTGGCCTTGCGATGGAGCCTTCTTACCCCACTGCATAG